The Chryseobacterium sp. 52 genome includes a region encoding these proteins:
- a CDS encoding DUF6909 family protein: MTNSRARETTEAIERLYISMRHLFYRGFFKPAGVSGESIRSLLKTINPEIYGTMSVPSKLELDGLMYVLDRLPEGIEECAFIHLTSDEGFDKGSFEPIVPKKRRRNCYRIDEHQMNIEVLLGRSEIYDILTHLTFLFIEADKIRNLAFIQDENWKPIRAWKIIEEVVKGEKKFSRKEKEVALIHLSSLIGRSFEETLNAYNTFGDDHNPDRLFKIIYHLGKVSLEDAKQTREREIHFSAILKERVGHHYFGEKWANKVKEVLFDNNLHMRPLHIISANMHSVKNMLYANDALKKKDNKEVDYKLYGDISDKKELRDKVSKYALEEGLIYINDKSGSNIDVQIIDLSKTNLKNTPFSGIKYGGDDVIMVFDYAFGEQAYEVMDELLRPFEHNGEVYMMKVKSVSIMGKAGILAGGKGDIMIPTSHIFEGTADNYPFENALKLDDFKDDELKAFEGPMITVLGTSLQNRDILSYFMNTSWKAIGLEMEGAHYQKAIQVASKIRHHIAPDLFVCYAYYASDNPLETGSTLSSGGLGLTGVKPTYLITLRILEKILNSGKKEVPAKK, from the coding sequence ATGACAAATTCAAGAGCAAGGGAAACAACGGAGGCCATTGAAAGATTATATATCTCTATGAGACACTTATTTTATAGAGGATTTTTCAAACCAGCGGGTGTTTCAGGAGAAAGTATCAGAAGCTTGCTGAAAACCATTAATCCTGAAATTTACGGAACCATGAGTGTCCCAAGTAAATTGGAGCTGGATGGTTTAATGTACGTTTTAGACCGACTTCCGGAAGGAATCGAAGAATGTGCTTTTATTCATCTTACTTCAGATGAAGGTTTTGATAAAGGAAGTTTCGAACCCATTGTTCCTAAAAAGAGAAGAAGAAACTGCTATAGAATAGATGAACACCAAATGAATATTGAAGTTCTTTTAGGACGTTCAGAAATTTATGATATTCTTACCCACCTTACCTTCTTATTTATAGAAGCAGACAAGATCCGGAATCTGGCTTTCATTCAGGATGAAAACTGGAAACCTATACGTGCATGGAAGATCATTGAAGAAGTGGTAAAAGGCGAAAAGAAATTCAGCAGAAAAGAAAAAGAAGTTGCATTGATTCACCTTTCCTCTTTAATAGGAAGATCTTTCGAAGAAACACTAAACGCTTACAATACATTCGGAGATGATCATAACCCGGACCGATTATTCAAAATCATCTATCATCTTGGAAAGGTAAGCCTGGAAGATGCCAAGCAGACCAGAGAACGAGAAATTCATTTCAGTGCTATTCTTAAAGAAAGAGTAGGGCACCATTATTTTGGAGAGAAGTGGGCCAATAAAGTGAAAGAGGTTTTATTTGACAACAATCTTCACATGAGACCATTGCATATTATTTCTGCCAACATGCATTCTGTGAAAAATATGCTGTATGCTAATGATGCCTTAAAGAAAAAAGACAACAAAGAAGTAGATTATAAACTATACGGAGATATTTCTGATAAAAAAGAGCTTCGTGACAAAGTTTCCAAATATGCTTTAGAAGAAGGTTTAATTTATATTAATGATAAGAGCGGAAGTAATATTGATGTTCAGATTATTGATTTAAGCAAAACAAATCTTAAAAACACTCCTTTCAGCGGTATAAAATATGGCGGAGACGATGTGATCATGGTTTTTGATTACGCTTTTGGAGAGCAGGCTTATGAGGTGATGGATGAGTTGCTGAGACCTTTCGAACACAATGGAGAAGTGTATATGATGAAGGTAAAATCCGTTTCCATTATGGGTAAAGCAGGAATTCTTGCCGGTGGAAAAGGAGATATTATGATTCCTACTTCTCATATTTTTGAAGGAACAGCAGACAATTATCCTTTTGAAAATGCTTTGAAGCTTGATGATTTTAAAGATGATGAACTTAAAGCCTTTGAAGGTCCGATGATCACCGTATTAGGAACATCCCTTCAAAACAGAGATATTCTTTCTTATTTCATGAACACGTCATGGAAGGCCATCGGTCTTGAAATGGAAGGAGCGCATTACCAGAAAGCAATTCAGGTAGCGTCTAAAATCAGACATCATATTGCACCGGATTTATTCGTTTGTTATGCCTATTATGCGTCGGATAACCCGCTTGAAACAGGAAGTACACTTTCTTCAGGAGGTTTAGGCCTTACAGGAGTGAAGCCAACTTATCTGATTACTTTGAGAATCCTTGAAAAGATTCTAAACAGTGGAAAAAAAGAAGTTCCGGCTAAAAAATAA
- a CDS encoding DUF1572 domain-containing protein: MSSTSQLVKRFREVLLDGFWIANTNFKDQLSEVTWEQAVTKVDSLNTMAMLTFHIHYYIAGLVNVFEGGSLDIKDKYSFDLPPIGSQEQWEALLDQLWNDSEKLAMLLEQMPDSKMNEVFVDEKYGTYLRNIDGMIEHAYYHLGQITLIKKMLTHQ; encoded by the coding sequence ATGAGTTCAACCTCACAATTAGTAAAAAGATTCAGGGAAGTCTTACTTGACGGTTTTTGGATTGCCAACACGAATTTTAAAGACCAGCTTTCAGAGGTAACCTGGGAACAGGCCGTTACCAAAGTAGATTCTTTAAATACAATGGCAATGCTTACGTTTCATATACATTATTATATAGCAGGGCTCGTGAATGTCTTTGAAGGCGGGAGTTTAGACATAAAAGACAAATACAGCTTCGATCTTCCGCCCATCGGATCTCAGGAGCAATGGGAAGCGCTTTTAGATCAACTCTGGAATGATTCTGAAAAGTTGGCAATGTTATTGGAACAAATGCCGGACTCCAAAATGAATGAGGTTTTTGTTGACGAAAAATATGGAACCTATTTAAGGAATATTGATGGAATGATTGAGCATGCTTACTATCATTTGGGACAGATTACCTTAATAAAGAAGATGCTGACTCATCAATAA
- a CDS encoding pentapeptide repeat-containing protein produces the protein MKDVYLLDQDFQNINFTEQSLEKGEYENCTFRNCSFEYGDLSGFSFTDCEFTGCNLSMTKLIRTAFRSVHFKECKMFGLQFSDCNDFGLSFTFEGCLLNNSVFYSTSVKKTVFRNSKLIETDFTECDLSNSVFVNCDLSGAIFDRTNLEKSDFRTSFSYSIDPSVNRLKKANFSLSEVHGLLYKLDIEIDRN, from the coding sequence ATGAAGGATGTATATCTCCTGGATCAAGACTTTCAAAACATCAATTTTACCGAACAGTCTTTGGAAAAAGGCGAATACGAAAACTGTACATTCAGAAACTGCAGCTTTGAATATGGTGACCTTTCCGGTTTCAGTTTTACAGACTGTGAGTTTACGGGATGTAATCTAAGCATGACGAAATTGATCAGAACTGCCTTTCGCAGTGTTCATTTTAAAGAATGTAAAATGTTCGGGCTTCAGTTCAGCGACTGTAATGACTTCGGTCTTTCGTTTACCTTTGAAGGATGTTTGCTTAATAATTCTGTTTTTTACAGTACTTCAGTTAAAAAGACCGTATTCAGAAATTCAAAATTAATTGAAACTGATTTTACGGAATGCGACCTGTCCAATTCAGTATTTGTGAATTGTGATCTTTCCGGTGCCATTTTCGACCGTACAAACCTTGAAAAATCTGATTTCCGAACTTCCTTCAGTTATTCCATAGATCCTTCCGTAAATCGTCTTAAAAAGGCTAATTTTTCCCTTTCCGAAGTGCATGGGCTTCTTTACAAACTGGATATTGAAATTGACAGGAATTAA
- a CDS encoding type III pantothenate kinase, with translation MNSIVINVGNSNIRFGLFNEDNCDISWVINTKPYRTVDELYVQMLMLYQTYKIEPQEITKIIIGSVVPQLTKVISSAIKKIHGILPVIVDRATPSEVVAKSKQMGTDIYANLVAAHNLYPNRKKIVIDFGTALTASCVAETGETLGVIIAPGIVTSLNSLINQTAQLPDIELKKPKSVLGLDTVTCMQSGMVYGFLGMVEGFIDRINDEVNDDCFVVATGGVSHVYKPLTEKIHVMDRLHTLKGLYFLGKDL, from the coding sequence ATGAATTCAATCGTAATCAACGTAGGGAACAGCAACATCAGATTCGGACTTTTCAATGAAGACAACTGTGATATTTCATGGGTGATCAATACGAAGCCATATAGAACGGTAGATGAACTGTATGTACAGATGCTGATGCTGTATCAGACTTACAAAATAGAACCGCAGGAAATTACTAAAATCATTATAGGATCGGTGGTACCTCAGCTTACCAAAGTGATCAGCTCGGCGATCAAAAAAATTCATGGGATTCTTCCTGTGATTGTTGATAGAGCGACGCCCTCAGAAGTTGTCGCAAAATCCAAACAGATGGGAACGGATATTTATGCCAATCTTGTGGCTGCCCATAATCTGTACCCGAACCGAAAAAAAATAGTCATTGATTTTGGAACTGCCCTTACGGCAAGCTGTGTCGCAGAAACAGGGGAAACTCTGGGCGTAATTATTGCTCCGGGAATTGTCACCTCTTTAAATTCGCTGATCAACCAGACCGCGCAGCTTCCCGATATCGAACTGAAAAAACCTAAATCGGTATTAGGACTCGATACGGTGACCTGTATGCAAAGTGGAATGGTATACGGATTCCTTGGAATGGTGGAAGGTTTTATAGACCGTATCAACGATGAGGTAAATGACGACTGTTTTGTGGTTGCAACGGGCGGTGTTTCGCATGTATACAAGCCTTTGACTGAAAAAATACATGTCATGGACAGGCTGCATACCCTGAAAGGGCTTTATTTTCTGGGAAAAGATTTATAG
- a CDS encoding M1 family metallopeptidase produces the protein MRKSAAIIFAFIISQFQAQQGAYYQQAAKYKMDIDVNAEKFTYQGNQTLEYTNNSPDELNVVYFHLYWNAFKPNSMMDQRIAGQGKNGDSRLQKDGVSRLASIPKDQEGAQNIHWIRQNGKELKFEIQETIMKVYLAEPVKPNSTTTFTMDWDAVIPQQIRRSGRNNREGVDMTMTQWYPKIAEYDYDGWATFDYIGREFHAPFSDFDVTIKLNKDYVIGAGGILENPTEVKGYDANAKIVADKSKKAVWKWKANNILDFAWSADRDYVIKSFDVPEGPKVFLVYQNNDKTKVWEEAQPYVTKYFQLMNAHFGKYIYPTYAFIQGGDGGMEYGMCTMILGEAQDMKGLMGLMAHEGAHSWYQQMLATNESVRPWMDEGFTSYAEGYVMYQLFPEELPNPFANTVSAYRNFIKKGIEEPAVWLGDHHDNGNSYTYATYVKGELYLVELGYIMGEQKLAETLKEYYDQWHMKHPTDRDFLHIAQKVSGMDLKWFHNYWINTTKTIDYGIKDVKYEAKSTTITLVNKGQVPMPIDFSVMMADKKIVTYQIPLNMTHTWKEKDIYGDFKTMPYWPWTQKEYTLTIPYTKAQLSVLGIDFSQRLADVNTADNIVEVK, from the coding sequence ATGAGAAAATCGGCTGCAATCATTTTTGCGTTTATCATTTCACAATTTCAGGCTCAGCAGGGAGCTTATTATCAGCAGGCTGCGAAGTACAAGATGGATATTGATGTTAATGCTGAAAAATTTACCTACCAGGGAAACCAGACTTTAGAATACACCAACAACTCACCTGATGAGCTGAACGTGGTGTATTTTCATCTGTACTGGAATGCTTTTAAGCCTAATTCAATGATGGACCAGAGAATTGCTGGCCAGGGAAAAAACGGAGACTCCAGACTTCAGAAAGACGGAGTTTCAAGACTGGCATCTATCCCGAAAGATCAGGAAGGCGCACAGAATATCCATTGGATCAGACAGAACGGAAAAGAGCTGAAGTTTGAGATCCAGGAAACCATTATGAAAGTGTATCTGGCAGAACCCGTTAAACCTAATTCTACGACAACCTTTACAATGGACTGGGATGCTGTAATACCTCAGCAGATCAGAAGAAGCGGAAGAAATAACAGGGAAGGAGTAGATATGACCATGACACAGTGGTACCCGAAAATTGCAGAGTACGACTATGATGGATGGGCAACATTTGACTATATCGGAAGAGAATTTCATGCACCGTTTTCAGATTTCGATGTTACGATAAAACTGAACAAAGACTATGTAATCGGGGCGGGCGGAATTCTTGAAAACCCAACAGAAGTAAAAGGCTATGACGCCAATGCGAAAATAGTTGCTGATAAAAGTAAAAAGGCAGTCTGGAAATGGAAAGCAAATAATATTTTAGACTTCGCCTGGAGCGCAGACAGAGATTATGTGATCAAAAGTTTTGACGTTCCCGAAGGCCCTAAAGTATTCCTCGTTTATCAAAACAATGACAAAACAAAAGTTTGGGAAGAAGCTCAACCTTATGTTACAAAATATTTCCAGTTAATGAATGCACACTTCGGGAAATACATATATCCTACTTACGCATTTATTCAAGGAGGCGATGGTGGTATGGAATACGGAATGTGTACCATGATTCTGGGTGAAGCTCAGGATATGAAAGGATTAATGGGACTGATGGCTCACGAAGGGGCACACTCCTGGTATCAGCAGATGCTGGCCACCAATGAATCCGTACGTCCATGGATGGATGAAGGTTTTACAAGTTATGCGGAAGGATATGTAATGTATCAGCTGTTTCCGGAAGAGCTTCCTAATCCTTTTGCCAATACAGTGAGTGCTTACAGGAATTTTATTAAAAAAGGCATTGAAGAACCGGCAGTATGGCTGGGTGATCATCATGATAACGGAAACTCTTATACCTATGCAACTTACGTAAAAGGAGAGTTGTATCTCGTAGAGCTGGGATACATTATGGGTGAGCAGAAACTTGCAGAAACCTTAAAGGAATATTATGACCAATGGCATATGAAACATCCTACCGACAGAGATTTCCTTCATATTGCTCAGAAAGTTTCAGGAATGGATCTGAAGTGGTTCCATAATTACTGGATCAACACCACAAAAACGATTGACTACGGAATTAAAGACGTGAAGTACGAAGCAAAATCTACCACAATTACCCTGGTGAATAAAGGGCAGGTTCCAATGCCAATAGATTTCAGTGTAATGATGGCTGATAAAAAGATCGTTACCTACCAGATTCCTTTAAACATGACTCATACATGGAAGGAAAAAGATATCTACGGAGATTTTAAGACAATGCCTTACTGGCCTTGGACACAAAAAGAATATACGCTGACGATCCCTTACACGAAAGCACAGTTGTCTGTTCTGGGAATAGATTTCAGCCAGAGACTTGCTGATGTGAACACAGCAGATAATATTGTCGAAGTGAAATAA
- a CDS encoding glutamine synthetase III produces the protein MSTLRFKALETLPFKDFRRDNSVEVPGKLSELFCQNVFSEETMRAYLTKEAFQSIMDAIKKGTKIQRLIADQVAVAMKDWAMSKGATHYTHWFQPLTGTTAEKHDSFFTPIEGGRAIERFSGNLLIQQEPDASSFPNGGIRNTFEARGYTAWDPTSPAFIMGTTLCIPSIFISYTGETLDYKAPLLRALNAVDEAATNVMQYFDKNVTKVTPTLGWEQEYFLVDSALYQSRPDLVLTGKTLLGHSPAKGQQLDDHYFGSIPTRVMNFMKELEIECMKLGIPVTTRHNEVAPNQFELAPMFEEVNVAVDHNSLLMDIMARIAHKHHFHILFHEKPFAGVNGSGKHNNWSLATDTGENLLSPGKNPKKNLQFLTFFVNTIKAVHEYADLLRASIASASNDHRLGANEAPPAIISVFIGSQLFRVLEELEKVTEGKLSPDEKTDLKLNVVGKIPEILLDNTDRNRTSPFAFTGNKFEIRAVGSSANCAESMTVMNTIAAKQLIDFKKEVDALIETGLKKDEAIFNVLREYIKQCKNIMFEGDGYSDDWAKEAKKRGLNNLKTTPEALKQEMDKKFVDLYEEIGVFNHREVEARNEIKLEKYSTVIDIEARVLSDIARNHIIPSALNYQNRLIENVKGLKEIFGDKEFRTLAKEQMSLITNISANVSKIKLGVEDLIKAREAAKAVSNSQKQAETYCNKVKPLFDIIREASDDLEMMVDDELWPMTKYREMLFTK, from the coding sequence ATGTCAACTTTAAGATTCAAAGCGTTAGAAACTTTACCATTTAAGGACTTCAGAAGAGATAATTCTGTTGAGGTTCCCGGAAAACTGTCAGAATTATTCTGCCAGAATGTTTTCTCAGAGGAAACTATGAGAGCATATTTAACCAAGGAGGCATTCCAGTCTATTATGGATGCGATCAAAAAAGGAACTAAGATCCAGAGACTTATTGCAGATCAGGTAGCAGTAGCTATGAAAGACTGGGCAATGAGCAAAGGAGCAACTCACTACACGCACTGGTTTCAACCTTTAACAGGAACGACTGCAGAAAAACACGATTCTTTCTTCACTCCAATCGAAGGGGGGAGAGCGATCGAAAGATTCAGCGGAAACCTGTTGATCCAGCAGGAGCCTGATGCTTCTTCTTTCCCGAACGGAGGAATCAGAAACACTTTCGAAGCAAGAGGCTATACAGCATGGGATCCTACTTCTCCTGCATTTATCATGGGTACTACTTTATGTATCCCTTCTATCTTTATTTCTTATACGGGAGAAACTTTAGATTACAAAGCCCCTCTTTTAAGAGCATTGAATGCTGTGGATGAAGCTGCAACCAATGTAATGCAGTATTTTGACAAAAACGTAACAAAAGTAACTCCTACCTTAGGATGGGAGCAAGAATATTTCTTAGTTGACTCAGCATTATACCAATCCCGTCCGGACCTTGTATTAACAGGGAAAACTTTATTAGGACATTCTCCTGCTAAAGGACAGCAATTGGACGACCACTATTTCGGTTCTATTCCTACAAGGGTAATGAACTTTATGAAAGAGCTGGAAATCGAATGTATGAAATTGGGTATTCCTGTAACAACAAGACACAATGAGGTTGCCCCTAACCAGTTCGAACTTGCCCCGATGTTTGAAGAGGTGAATGTTGCTGTAGACCACAACTCTTTGTTGATGGATATCATGGCAAGAATTGCTCACAAACACCATTTCCATATTTTATTCCACGAAAAACCTTTCGCAGGAGTAAACGGAAGCGGAAAGCACAACAACTGGTCTTTAGCAACTGACACTGGCGAGAACTTATTAAGTCCTGGAAAGAATCCTAAGAAAAACTTACAGTTCTTAACGTTCTTCGTTAACACTATTAAAGCTGTTCACGAATATGCAGACCTTTTAAGAGCAAGTATTGCTTCTGCGAGCAACGACCACCGATTAGGTGCCAATGAAGCTCCACCGGCAATTATTTCTGTATTCATCGGAAGCCAATTGTTCCGAGTTCTTGAAGAACTGGAAAAAGTAACGGAAGGGAAACTTTCTCCGGACGAAAAAACAGATTTAAAATTAAATGTAGTTGGAAAGATTCCTGAAATTCTTTTAGATAACACTGACAGAAACAGAACTTCTCCATTTGCCTTTACCGGAAATAAATTTGAAATCAGAGCGGTAGGATCTTCTGCGAACTGTGCAGAGTCTATGACTGTAATGAACACAATCGCAGCGAAGCAGCTGATTGATTTCAAAAAAGAAGTAGATGCACTTATCGAAACAGGATTGAAGAAAGACGAAGCGATCTTCAATGTATTAAGAGAGTACATCAAGCAGTGTAAAAACATCATGTTTGAAGGTGACGGATATTCTGATGACTGGGCTAAGGAAGCTAAAAAGAGAGGTTTGAATAACTTAAAAACCACTCCGGAAGCTCTTAAACAGGAAATGGATAAAAAATTCGTTGATCTTTATGAGGAAATCGGAGTATTTAACCACAGAGAGGTTGAAGCGAGAAACGAAATCAAATTAGAAAAATATTCTACAGTTATTGATATTGAAGCAAGAGTTTTAAGTGATATCGCAAGAAACCACATTATTCCTTCTGCCTTAAATTATCAGAACAGATTGATCGAGAACGTAAAAGGTCTTAAAGAAATATTCGGAGATAAAGAATTCAGAACACTGGCGAAAGAGCAAATGAGCCTGATCACTAACATCTCTGCAAATGTTTCCAAGATTAAATTAGGTGTTGAAGATCTTATTAAAGCAAGAGAAGCAGCAAAAGCTGTATCAAACAGTCAAAAGCAGGCAGAAACATACTGTAACAAAGTAAAACCTCTATTTGATATTATCAGAGAAGCTTCTGATGATCTTGAAATGATGGTTGATGATGAACTTTGGCCAATGACTAAATATAGAGAAATGTTATTTACAAAATAA
- a CDS encoding C40 family peptidase yields MKKRVLFYLVALVSTVSVQSCATNYVVSQPATYAKEYKTDAKLASLDNKKMEQDKQKLINSFLAEKAASIANAKKAIKNSEIAKAVKYNKTIDNILTEAETYLGTPYRYGGMTRRGIDCSAFVLSVFGAAAGLSLPRVAASQAQEGESIEKGDLQKGDLIFFSHGRRISHVGIVESVTEEGEIKFIHAATSKGVMISSLNDSYWGPKFRFAKRVINENGDAYNNLASSTPSTATSF; encoded by the coding sequence ATGAAGAAAAGAGTTTTGTTTTATTTAGTTGCTTTAGTGTCTACAGTTTCAGTTCAATCATGTGCTACAAATTATGTAGTTTCACAACCAGCAACTTACGCTAAAGAATACAAAACAGATGCCAAACTAGCTTCTCTTGACAACAAGAAAATGGAGCAGGATAAGCAGAAACTTATCAATTCTTTTCTAGCGGAAAAGGCAGCATCTATAGCGAACGCTAAAAAAGCTATCAAGAATTCTGAGATTGCCAAGGCAGTCAAATACAATAAAACGATCGATAATATCCTAACAGAAGCTGAAACATACCTGGGAACTCCTTACAGATACGGAGGAATGACAAGAAGAGGTATTGATTGTTCAGCTTTCGTTCTTTCTGTATTCGGGGCAGCAGCAGGGCTTAGCTTACCAAGAGTAGCAGCTTCTCAGGCTCAGGAGGGTGAAAGTATTGAAAAAGGAGACCTTCAGAAAGGAGACCTGATCTTCTTTTCACACGGAAGAAGAATCTCTCATGTAGGTATCGTAGAAAGTGTAACTGAAGAAGGTGAAATTAAATTCATTCATGCAGCCACTTCTAAAGGGGTAATGATCTCATCGCTGAATGATTCTTACTGGGGACCAAAATTCAGGTTTGCAAAAAGAGTGATCAACGAGAACGGAGATGCTTATAACAACCTAGCTTCTTCTACTCCATCCACAGCGACAAGTTTTTAA
- a CDS encoding M23 family metallopeptidase: protein MRKIISLLLLIQLAWVFAQKPAKIYLEQKKDMATYYVDNNEIYPISISFPQQPEAENMRIPEKFKLIQVIPPKSVKNRITYFVVNDKKKGWKIKGIPSYYTIIGDATIKNYDSEYQYTLPFQKGKSFNVYQGYDGIFSHQNENSLDFVMPEGTEIIAAREGTVIETVQDNDKGCPTINCANLANYISILHSDGTIAQYFHLKQNGVKVKAGDVVNKGDLIGLSGNTGWTSGPHLHFMCYIPDFASAKQKKTIKTLFKTGDGNKAEYLTEKKTYTKGY from the coding sequence ATGAGAAAAATTATTAGCCTTCTGTTACTGATTCAATTGGCGTGGGTATTTGCCCAGAAGCCTGCAAAAATATACCTGGAACAAAAGAAAGACATGGCGACTTATTATGTAGATAATAATGAAATCTATCCTATTTCGATCTCTTTTCCTCAGCAACCTGAAGCTGAAAACATGAGGATTCCTGAAAAATTTAAACTTATTCAGGTAATACCTCCAAAATCTGTAAAAAACAGAATTACTTATTTCGTGGTTAATGATAAGAAAAAGGGCTGGAAAATCAAAGGTATCCCAAGCTATTATACCATAATCGGAGATGCTACTATTAAAAACTATGACTCTGAATATCAATACACCCTCCCTTTTCAAAAAGGCAAGTCTTTCAATGTTTATCAGGGCTATGATGGAATATTCTCTCATCAAAATGAAAATTCACTAGATTTTGTAATGCCCGAGGGAACCGAAATTATAGCCGCAAGGGAAGGTACCGTGATTGAAACGGTTCAGGATAACGATAAAGGATGTCCTACAATCAATTGTGCCAACTTAGCCAATTACATTTCTATTTTACATTCTGACGGAACAATTGCTCAGTATTTTCATTTAAAACAAAATGGCGTCAAAGTAAAAGCAGGAGATGTTGTCAACAAAGGTGATCTTATAGGATTAAGCGGCAATACCGGCTGGACAAGCGGACCACATCTTCATTTCATGTGTTATATCCCCGATTTTGCAAGTGCTAAACAAAAGAAAACCATTAAAACTCTTTTCAAAACAGGAGACGGAAATAAAGCCGAATATCTGACTGAGAAAAAAACGTACACAAAAGGATATTAA
- a CDS encoding GNAT family N-acetyltransferase, translating into MRKLEVFPGIETERLILSQLKEEDIPFVTEYLQNKIFSDLTSNIPYPYTRQHAEFWLKISKEAFENNTGYTFALRDKEGKIMGAIGLHDREDDKAELGYWMGRPFWNKGYVTEAAIALIDFGFQELECNKIYATFFLHNPASGRIMEKIGMEQEALLKQHLKKDDEYFDIMMYSILRNK; encoded by the coding sequence ATGAGAAAATTAGAAGTATTCCCAGGAATAGAAACAGAAAGACTGATCCTCTCCCAATTGAAAGAGGAGGATATTCCTTTTGTAACTGAATATCTTCAGAATAAAATTTTTTCAGACCTTACTTCCAATATTCCTTATCCCTATACCAGGCAGCACGCAGAATTCTGGCTGAAAATCTCCAAAGAGGCTTTTGAGAACAATACAGGATATACTTTTGCACTTCGTGATAAAGAAGGGAAGATCATGGGAGCAATAGGACTTCATGACAGGGAAGATGATAAAGCTGAGTTAGGGTACTGGATGGGAAGACCTTTCTGGAACAAAGGATACGTTACTGAGGCAGCCATTGCATTGATTGATTTTGGTTTTCAGGAACTGGAATGTAACAAGATTTATGCGACTTTTTTTCTTCACAATCCGGCTTCCGGCAGAATCATGGAGAAAATAGGAATGGAACAGGAAGCATTACTGAAACAACATCTTAAAAAGGATGATGAATATTTTGATATTATGATGTATTCTATCCTAAGAAATAAGTAA